The Bacillus vallismortis genome window below encodes:
- the rplI gene encoding 50S ribosomal protein L9 translates to MKVIFLQDVKGKGKKGEVKNVADGYAQNFLIKKGLAVEANASNISVLNGQKQKEKKEAIAELEQAKNLKETLEKLTVELSAKSGEGGRLFGSVTSKQITAQLQKDHKIKVDKRKLDLPDGIRALGYTNVPVKLHPEVQAVLKVHVKEEA, encoded by the coding sequence ATGAAGGTTATTTTCTTACAAGATGTAAAAGGAAAAGGAAAAAAAGGCGAAGTCAAAAACGTAGCAGACGGATATGCGCAAAACTTTCTGATTAAAAAAGGCCTCGCGGTGGAAGCGAACGCGTCAAACATCAGCGTGCTAAACGGACAAAAGCAGAAAGAGAAAAAAGAAGCCATCGCCGAGCTTGAGCAGGCAAAGAACTTAAAAGAGACTTTAGAAAAACTGACTGTTGAGCTCAGCGCGAAATCAGGTGAAGGCGGCCGTTTATTCGGTTCTGTAACAAGTAAACAAATTACTGCACAGCTCCAAAAAGACCATAAGATTAAAGTAGATAAGCGGAAACTTGACTTGCCGGACGGCATTCGTGCGTTAGGATATACAAACGTGCCTGTGAAGCTGCATCCTGAGGTGCAGGCTGTGTTGAAGGTACATGTGAAAGAAGAAGCTTAA
- the walR gene encoding cell wall metabolism DNA-binding response regulator WalR — protein MDKKILVVDDEKPIADILEFNLRKEGYEVHCAHDGNEAVEMVEELQPDLILLDIMLPNKDGVEVCREVRKKYDMPIIMLTAKDSEIDKVIGLEIGADDYVTKPFSTRELLARVKANLRRQLTTAPAEEESSSNEIHIGSLVIFPDAYVVSKRDETIELTHREFELLHYLAKHIGQVMTREHLLQTVWGYDYFGDVRTVDVTVRRLREKIEDNPSHPNWIVTRRGVGYYLRNPEQD, from the coding sequence ATGGATAAGAAGATCCTTGTAGTAGATGATGAAAAACCGATTGCAGATATATTGGAATTTAACTTAAGAAAAGAAGGCTATGAAGTGCACTGTGCCCACGACGGAAATGAAGCGGTTGAAATGGTAGAAGAGCTTCAGCCTGATTTAATTCTTTTAGATATTATGCTTCCTAATAAAGACGGCGTTGAAGTGTGCCGTGAAGTCAGAAAGAAATACGATATGCCGATCATTATGCTGACGGCTAAGGATTCAGAAATTGACAAGGTCATCGGGCTTGAAATCGGTGCTGATGACTATGTCACAAAACCATTTAGCACACGTGAGCTTCTGGCTCGTGTGAAAGCGAACTTGCGCCGCCAGCTGACAACAGCGCCTGCGGAGGAAGAGTCGTCCTCTAACGAAATTCATATCGGCTCTCTTGTCATCTTCCCTGACGCGTACGTCGTATCAAAACGAGATGAAACAATCGAATTGACTCATCGTGAGTTCGAATTGCTTCATTATTTAGCAAAACATATCGGACAAGTGATGACCCGTGAACATTTGCTTCAAACCGTTTGGGGTTATGATTACTTTGGTGACGTCAGAACGGTTGACGTAACAGTCCGCCGGCTTCGTGAAAAAATTGAGGATAACCCAAGCCATCCAAATTGGATTGTCACACGCCGCGGCGTAGGTTATTACTTGAGAAATCCAGAACAGGACTAA
- a CDS encoding VOC family protein has translation MGYCFSSFHAAQIRIARPTGQLDEIIRFYEEGLDLKRIGGFSQHNGYGGVMFGLPHADYHLEFTQYEDGESTAPVSHPDSLLVFYVPNVNELASVTSRLKHMGYQEVESENPYWSHGGVTIEDPDGWRVVFMNTKGISGK, from the coding sequence ATGGGATACTGTTTTTCATCTTTTCACGCAGCGCAAATCCGGATTGCGCGGCCTACAGGCCAGCTTGATGAGATCATTCGTTTTTACGAAGAGGGACTGGACTTGAAACGAATTGGCGGATTTTCGCAGCATAACGGGTATGGAGGTGTCATGTTCGGCCTTCCTCATGCCGATTATCATTTGGAATTCACCCAGTATGAGGATGGGGAAAGCACTGCTCCAGTTTCACATCCCGACAGCCTCCTCGTTTTTTATGTGCCGAATGTGAATGAACTGGCATCGGTCACTTCAAGGCTAAAACACATGGGCTATCAAGAGGTCGAATCAGAGAACCCGTACTGGAGTCATGGAGGCGTGACGATAGAGGATCCAGACGGCTGGCGAGTCGTTTTTATGAATACCAAAGGGATTTCAGGCAAGTGA
- a CDS encoding glycosyltransferase family 39 protein: protein MKNKRFDFILILILLAAAFLNTYNIWQDDTANQYYLAAVKSMTLSFHNFFYASFDPSGFVTVDKPPVVLWVQTIFALVFGVHTWSVIMPQALAGVGSVYLIYRMIKPAFGIGAARIAALVMALTPIAAAVSRTNNIDSMLVFTLLLGSACLLRAVKQGKLLWLLTAFALIGLAFNMKMMQAFMVLPAFVLFYLIASRVSLKKKIGSLILSLILLTSLSLSWAVVVDSASSTSRPYVGSSQTNSVLELAFGYNGTERLLGQTTGLAKGDTIAAGGNTQNHNTMQTPNGSGSFSSQDGTSKTDGSVSNQNDNQSFQNNSQAPQPPSGQTGASNGGGGTPPTRGNGPGNGGPGGGGGTSMTMFGTGDAGPLRLFQSALSGQISWMLPFALIGLLGGIVSWYRDRRGQAAEMKETIFWTAWLVPVAGFFSVAGFFHQYYLIMLAPPIAALSGIGWYTMYRLYKNNKDWASCLLPAAVLITAAFQVYILSAYTSQIGSVWMYVLGLLGFGVTLALLMLKRSHPFSKQLTIISLCVLLLAPVYWSATPLLYGGNSVLPESGPQLKSSANGGSMFSSEVDTALLSYLRKHNTGEEYLFATLTTVTAAPYIINENESVMAMGGFNGTDPILTVSELKKLVKEGKVKYFLLSENNSGNSDLVSWIKKTGKEISSYEYSSSSSGTNSSHQGMRGGPGGESQQTLYLVE from the coding sequence ATGAAAAACAAACGATTCGACTTTATCCTTATTCTCATTTTGCTTGCAGCGGCTTTTCTAAATACGTATAACATTTGGCAGGATGACACAGCGAACCAATACTATTTGGCGGCTGTGAAAAGCATGACGCTAAGCTTCCACAATTTCTTCTATGCGTCTTTTGACCCTTCCGGATTTGTAACAGTGGATAAACCGCCTGTTGTTTTATGGGTTCAAACGATTTTCGCACTGGTTTTCGGCGTTCACACGTGGAGTGTAATCATGCCTCAGGCTCTCGCCGGAGTTGGATCTGTATACCTTATCTACAGAATGATCAAACCGGCCTTTGGAATTGGAGCGGCCCGCATTGCCGCACTTGTCATGGCACTGACGCCTATTGCAGCAGCCGTCAGCCGAACAAACAACATTGACAGCATGCTTGTCTTTACCTTATTGCTCGGTTCAGCTTGCCTGCTTCGGGCAGTAAAGCAAGGCAAACTGCTTTGGCTGTTGACGGCATTTGCCCTGATTGGACTCGCCTTTAATATGAAAATGATGCAAGCGTTTATGGTATTGCCTGCATTTGTGTTATTCTACCTGATTGCATCTCGGGTTTCTCTGAAGAAAAAAATCGGCTCTCTGATTCTGTCTCTCATCCTTCTGACAAGCCTTTCGCTCTCATGGGCAGTTGTGGTCGATTCAGCCTCATCTACCAGCCGCCCGTATGTCGGAAGCAGCCAGACCAACTCAGTGTTAGAACTGGCCTTCGGTTACAACGGCACAGAGCGTCTGTTAGGACAAACCACTGGTCTTGCAAAGGGTGATACAATTGCCGCCGGCGGTAACACGCAGAATCATAACACCATGCAAACGCCAAACGGAAGCGGATCATTTTCCTCTCAGGACGGAACCAGCAAAACTGACGGAAGTGTCAGCAATCAAAACGATAACCAATCATTCCAGAACAACTCACAGGCACCTCAGCCGCCCAGCGGACAGACCGGCGCTTCCAATGGAGGCGGTGGCACACCTCCAACAAGAGGTAACGGACCTGGAAACGGAGGACCTGGCGGTGGCGGCGGAACAAGCATGACTATGTTCGGCACCGGCGATGCAGGACCGCTTCGTCTCTTCCAATCGGCGCTTTCCGGCCAAATCAGTTGGATGCTTCCATTCGCATTGATCGGATTGCTGGGCGGAATCGTCAGCTGGTACCGTGATCGCCGCGGACAAGCAGCTGAAATGAAAGAAACGATCTTCTGGACAGCTTGGCTCGTTCCTGTGGCTGGTTTCTTCAGCGTCGCAGGATTCTTCCACCAGTATTATTTGATCATGCTGGCACCGCCGATTGCCGCACTTTCCGGCATTGGCTGGTATACGATGTACCGTTTATACAAAAACAATAAAGACTGGGCCAGCTGCCTGCTGCCCGCAGCCGTTCTGATCACAGCCGCGTTTCAGGTTTATATTCTGAGCGCTTATACAAGCCAAATCGGCAGTGTATGGATGTATGTACTGGGACTATTAGGATTTGGCGTCACTCTTGCGCTTCTGATGCTTAAACGCAGCCATCCGTTCAGCAAGCAGCTGACCATCATCAGCCTATGCGTTCTGCTGCTCGCACCGGTCTACTGGTCAGCAACACCGCTTCTATACGGAGGCAACAGCGTCCTTCCGGAATCGGGTCCGCAGCTCAAAAGTTCAGCAAACGGCGGGAGCATGTTCTCCTCAGAGGTCGACACCGCACTCCTGTCCTATCTGAGAAAGCATAATACCGGTGAAGAGTATTTATTCGCTACTTTGACAACCGTAACAGCTGCGCCATACATCATTAATGAAAATGAATCTGTTATGGCAATGGGCGGATTTAACGGCACAGATCCTATTCTGACTGTTTCCGAACTGAAAAAACTGGTCAAAGAAGGAAAAGTGAAATACTTCCTTCTGTCAGAAAATAACTCAGGCAACAGCGATCTTGTTTCCTGGATTAAGAAAACCGGAAAAGAAATATCATCTTACGAGTACAGCAGTTCCTCCAGCGGCACAAACAGCAGTCATCAAGGCATGAGAGGAGGACCTGGCGGTGAAAGCCAGCAAACTCTTTATCTTGTGGAATAA
- a CDS encoding CynX/NimT family MFS transporter, whose product MPKHKNIQSFWLIIGIIFIAFNLRPAITSVGPVISSIRADLHMSNGTAGFLTALPLLSFAVLSPLAPKFGQRLGNERTLWLGLLILLIGILLRSAGLISALFAGTALIGIGIAIGNVLLPSLIKHKYPEKSGIMISLYTTSMCIFAALASGVSVPLAAQMEGGWKQAFLLWGGLAFLALLIWIPQLRHRDTANKAVKLQTSSIWASKMAWHVTIFMGLQSFLFYSSIAWFPEILRSHGIDTSTAGWMVSLMQFASLPSTFLTPVFADRLKHQRGIVAGLTAVYLIGLCGLLAGGSHILLAVWMIIIGIGQGSSISLALTLIGLRSENAQQAAALSGMSQSFGYLLAAVGPIFVGYLFDQTHSWTMPLVLLIAALITMGAAGLGAGRDQYILQPEKQRNSA is encoded by the coding sequence TTGCCAAAACACAAAAACATCCAATCTTTTTGGCTGATCATCGGCATTATCTTTATCGCCTTTAACTTGAGACCAGCGATCACTTCAGTTGGTCCGGTCATCAGCTCAATCAGGGCAGATCTTCATATGTCGAATGGGACAGCCGGATTTTTAACAGCGCTGCCGCTGCTTTCGTTTGCGGTTCTTTCTCCGCTTGCGCCTAAGTTTGGACAGCGGCTTGGAAATGAACGGACCTTATGGCTCGGCCTTCTGATATTATTGATCGGGATTTTGCTTCGTTCTGCCGGCTTGATCTCGGCCTTATTTGCCGGAACGGCATTAATCGGCATCGGCATTGCCATCGGAAACGTTCTGCTCCCAAGCTTAATTAAGCATAAATACCCTGAAAAATCAGGAATCATGATCAGCTTATATACCACCTCAATGTGTATATTCGCCGCTTTAGCGTCAGGTGTCAGTGTACCTCTGGCAGCACAAATGGAGGGCGGATGGAAACAGGCCTTTCTCTTATGGGGCGGTTTAGCTTTCCTTGCATTGCTAATCTGGATTCCTCAGCTGCGCCACCGGGATACGGCAAACAAGGCGGTAAAGCTACAAACCAGTTCCATTTGGGCTTCCAAAATGGCATGGCATGTCACCATTTTTATGGGACTGCAATCCTTTTTATTTTACAGCAGCATCGCATGGTTTCCCGAAATTCTCCGTTCACACGGGATTGATACGTCAACAGCCGGATGGATGGTGTCACTCATGCAATTTGCGAGTCTGCCTTCCACGTTTCTGACACCTGTTTTCGCAGATCGCTTGAAACACCAGCGCGGCATTGTTGCGGGGCTGACTGCCGTTTATCTCATCGGACTATGCGGATTGCTGGCGGGCGGCAGCCATATCCTGCTTGCCGTCTGGATGATCATCATCGGTATCGGACAAGGCTCCAGCATTAGTCTGGCGCTCACTTTGATTGGTCTCCGCAGTGAAAATGCCCAGCAGGCCGCCGCGCTGTCAGGCATGTCTCAGTCGTTCGGCTACCTGCTTGCAGCCGTCGGGCCAATCTTTGTCGGCTATCTCTTTGACCAGACGCATTCATGGACAATGCCGCTTGTCCTTCTCATTGCCGCCCTGATCACAATGGGAGCAGCCGGGCTGGGAGCCGGTCGGGATCAATACATTCTTCAGCCAGAGAAACAAAGAAATTCAGCCTAA
- the dnaB gene encoding replicative DNA helicase gives MTDLLNDRLPPQNIEAEQAVLGAIFLQPSALTLASEVLIPDDFYRMSHQKIYNAMLVLGDRGEPVDLVTVTSELANTELLEEVGGISYLTDIANSVPTAANIEYYAKIVEEKSILRRLIRTATTIAQDGYTREDEVEDLLSEAEKTIMEVAQRKNTSAFQNIKDVLVQTYDNIEQLHNRKGDITGIPTGFTELDRMTAGFQRNDLIIVAARPSVGKTAFALNIAQNVATKTDESVAIFSLEMGAEQLVMRMLCAEGNINAQNLRTGNLTEEDWGKLTMAMGSLSNSGIYIDDTPGIRVSEIRAKCRRLKQESGLGMILIDYLQLIQGSGRSKDNRQQEVSEISRELKSIARELQVPVIALSQLSRGVEQRQDKRPMMSDIRESGSIEQDADIVAFLYRDDYYDKESENKNIIEIIIAKQRNGPVGTVSLAFVKEYNKFVNLERRFDDAGVPPGA, from the coding sequence ATGACAGACCTTCTAAATGATCGGCTTCCTCCGCAAAATATAGAAGCCGAACAAGCCGTGTTAGGCGCTATTTTTTTACAGCCGTCTGCTTTAACACTGGCTTCAGAAGTATTGATTCCAGATGATTTCTATAGAATGTCCCACCAAAAAATCTATAATGCGATGCTGGTGCTCGGTGACCGAGGTGAACCGGTTGATCTAGTGACGGTTACGTCAGAGCTTGCGAACACAGAACTGCTGGAAGAAGTGGGTGGCATTTCGTATCTGACAGATATCGCAAACTCAGTGCCGACAGCGGCTAACATAGAATATTATGCGAAAATCGTTGAGGAAAAATCGATTCTTCGCCGATTAATCAGAACTGCGACAACCATCGCTCAAGACGGATATACCCGTGAGGATGAGGTCGAGGATTTACTCAGTGAAGCGGAAAAAACGATTATGGAAGTGGCGCAGCGCAAAAACACGAGTGCCTTCCAAAACATTAAGGACGTCCTTGTCCAGACCTATGACAATATCGAACAGCTTCACAATCGTAAAGGCGATATAACCGGAATTCCGACAGGATTTACGGAGCTTGACCGGATGACTGCCGGGTTCCAGCGCAACGATTTGATCATTGTCGCCGCCCGTCCGTCAGTGGGGAAAACGGCCTTTGCCCTGAACATCGCACAAAACGTGGCGACCAAAACCGACGAGAGCGTAGCGATTTTCAGTCTTGAGATGGGTGCAGAGCAGCTCGTTATGCGTATGCTTTGTGCCGAAGGAAACATCAATGCCCAAAATCTTCGTACCGGCAACCTGACGGAAGAGGATTGGGGCAAACTGACAATGGCGATGGGAAGCCTGTCGAACAGCGGGATTTACATTGACGATACACCGGGTATCCGCGTGAGTGAAATCCGCGCCAAATGCCGCCGCTTGAAGCAGGAAAGCGGACTAGGCATGATTTTGATAGACTATCTGCAATTGATTCAGGGAAGCGGACGTTCAAAGGATAACCGTCAGCAGGAAGTATCAGAAATTTCCCGTGAACTGAAGTCGATCGCCAGGGAGCTGCAAGTCCCTGTTATCGCGCTTTCTCAGCTTTCCCGGGGCGTTGAGCAGCGTCAGGATAAACGTCCGATGATGTCTGATATCCGGGAATCTGGAAGTATCGAGCAGGACGCGGATATTGTCGCGTTCCTTTATCGTGACGACTACTATGACAAAGAATCTGAGAATAAAAATATTATCGAAATCATTATTGCCAAACAGCGTAACGGCCCGGTAGGAACCGTGTCTCTTGCGTTCGTAAAAGAATACAATAAATTCGTCAACCTGGAACGGCGTTTTGATGACGCAGGTGTTCCGCCCGGTGCATAA
- a CDS encoding DUF2188 domain-containing protein, whose protein sequence is MMKEYAVTPNVDADGWFIKVENVAPTALYTSKDAAIEKAKQVAKENSPAKLVIYDKFKNVEEEYSY, encoded by the coding sequence ATGATGAAAGAATATGCCGTTACACCCAATGTCGATGCGGATGGCTGGTTTATTAAGGTGGAGAATGTGGCGCCGACAGCTTTGTATACATCTAAAGACGCCGCAATTGAAAAAGCCAAACAGGTGGCAAAAGAAAACAGTCCGGCAAAGCTTGTGATTTATGACAAGTTTAAAAATGTAGAAGAGGAATACTCATATTAA
- a CDS encoding YycC family protein encodes MRPLQISAETAQKLAESLNLPLEQIMHMPQHILLAKLAELQKEEEQS; translated from the coding sequence GTGAGACCTTTGCAAATTTCTGCTGAAACTGCACAAAAGCTTGCAGAGTCCTTGAATCTGCCGCTTGAACAGATCATGCATATGCCTCAGCATATCCTGCTTGCCAAATTGGCCGAATTGCAGAAAGAAGAAGAACAATCGTAG
- the walK gene encoding cell wall metabolism sensor histidine kinase WalK has product MNKVGFFRSIQFKITLIYVLLIIIAMQIIGVYFVNQVEKSLMSSYEQSLNQRIDNLSYYIEQEYKSDNDSTVIKDDVSRILNDFTKSDEVREISFVDKSYEVVGSSKPYGEEVAGKQTTDLIFKRIFSTKQSYLRKYYDPKSKIRVLISAKPVMTENQEVVGAIYVVASMEDVFNQMKTINTILASGTGLALVLTALLGIFLARTITHPLSDMRKQAMELAKGNFSRKVKKYGHDEIGQLATTFNHLTKELEDAQAMTEGERRKLASVIAYMTDGVIATNRNGAIILLNSPALELLNVSRETALEMPITSLLGIQENYTFEDLVEQQDSLLLEIERDDQLTVLRVNFSVIQREHGKIDGLIAVLYDVTEQEKMDQERREFVANVSHELRTPLTTMRSYLEALAEGAWENKDIAPRFLMVTQNETERMIRLVNDLLQLSKFDSKDYQFNREWIQIVRFMSLIIDRFEMTKEQHVEFIRNLPDRNLYVEIDQDKITQVLDNIISNALKYSPEGGHVTFSIDVNEEEELLYISVKDEGIGIPKKDVEKVFDRFYRVDKARTRKLGGTGLGLAIAREMVQAHGGDIWADSIEGKGTTITFTLPYKEEQEDDWDEA; this is encoded by the coding sequence ATGAATAAGGTTGGTTTTTTTCGGTCGATCCAATTTAAGATTACCTTGATATATGTGCTTTTGATCATCATTGCCATGCAAATCATTGGGGTGTATTTTGTCAATCAGGTCGAGAAATCACTGATGAGCTCTTATGAACAATCACTGAATCAGCGAATCGACAACCTTTCTTACTATATCGAACAAGAATATAAAAGCGATAACGACAGCACCGTTATTAAGGATGACGTCAGCCGTATATTGAATGATTTCACGAAAAGTGATGAGGTCCGGGAAATTAGTTTTGTAGATAAAAGCTATGAAGTGGTCGGTTCTTCAAAGCCGTATGGTGAGGAAGTGGCAGGGAAACAAACGACCGATCTGATATTTAAAAGGATTTTTTCTACTAAACAATCGTATTTAAGAAAGTACTATGACCCGAAAAGCAAAATCAGAGTTCTCATTTCCGCAAAGCCTGTCATGACTGAAAACCAAGAGGTTGTCGGCGCGATCTATGTTGTCGCGAGTATGGAAGATGTCTTTAATCAAATGAAGACTATCAACACGATACTGGCGTCCGGCACTGGTTTGGCGCTCGTTTTGACCGCCCTTCTCGGTATTTTTCTGGCACGAACCATCACCCATCCGCTTTCAGATATGAGAAAGCAGGCCATGGAGCTCGCGAAAGGGAATTTCTCGAGGAAGGTTAAAAAGTATGGGCATGATGAAATCGGGCAGCTCGCCACCACGTTTAATCACTTAACGAAAGAGCTTGAAGATGCCCAGGCGATGACAGAAGGAGAGCGCAGAAAGCTTGCCTCTGTTATTGCTTATATGACAGACGGCGTTATCGCTACAAACCGAAACGGAGCGATTATTCTTTTAAACAGCCCGGCGCTGGAGCTGTTGAACGTTTCACGTGAAACAGCTTTAGAAATGCCGATTACGAGTTTGTTGGGGATTCAAGAGAATTATACGTTTGAAGATTTAGTGGAGCAGCAGGATTCTTTGCTGCTTGAAATTGAGCGAGATGATCAACTAACAGTGCTTCGCGTGAATTTCTCTGTGATTCAAAGGGAACATGGCAAAATTGATGGCTTAATTGCTGTTCTTTACGATGTAACCGAGCAAGAGAAAATGGATCAGGAACGCAGAGAATTCGTGGCGAATGTATCACACGAGCTGCGGACGCCGCTTACGACAATGCGCAGTTATTTAGAAGCGTTAGCTGAAGGTGCGTGGGAAAATAAAGACATTGCCCCGCGTTTCTTAATGGTGACGCAAAATGAAACAGAGCGCATGATCCGGCTTGTCAATGATTTGCTTCAGCTTTCGAAATTCGACAGCAAGGATTATCAATTTAACCGGGAATGGATTCAAATTGTCCGGTTTATGTCTCTGATTATTGACCGTTTTGAAATGACAAAAGAACAGCATGTGGAATTTATTCGTAATCTGCCGGACAGAAATCTGTACGTTGAGATTGACCAGGATAAAATTACACAAGTGCTTGATAATATTATTTCCAACGCTTTAAAATACTCACCGGAAGGCGGACATGTGACGTTCTCAATTGACGTAAACGAAGAGGAAGAGCTTCTCTATATCAGCGTCAAGGATGAAGGGATCGGTATTCCGAAAAAAGATGTCGAAAAAGTCTTTGACCGCTTCTACAGGGTGGATAAAGCAAGAACGAGAAAGCTCGGCGGCACCGGTCTGGGACTGGCGATTGCCAGAGAAATGGTTCAGGCGCATGGCGGGGATATTTGGGCGGACAGCATAGAAGGAAAAGGCACGACGATTACATTTACTCTTCCATATAAAGAGGAACAAGAGGATGATTGGGATGAAGCGTGA
- the purA gene encoding adenylosuccinate synthase has protein sequence MSSVVVVGTQWGDEGKGKITDFLSENAEVIARYQGGNNAGHTIKFDGVTYKLHLIPSGIFYKDKTCVIGNGMVVDPKALVTELAYLHERNVSTDNLRISNRAHVILPYHLKLDEVEEERKGANKIGTTKKGIGPAYMDKAARIGIRIADLLDRDAFAEKLERNLEEKNRLLEKMYETEGFKIEDILDEYYEYGQQIKKYVCDTSVVLNDALDDGRRVLFEGAQGVMLDIDQGTYPFVTSSNPVAGGVTIGSGVGPTKIQHVVGVSKAYTTRVGDGPFPTELKDEIGDQIREVGREYGTTTGRPRRVGWFDSVVVRHARRVSGITDLSLNSIDVLTGIETLKICVAYRYKGEIIEEFPASLKALADCEPVYEEMPGWTEDITGAKSLSELPENARHYLERVSQLTGIPLSIFSVGPDRSQTNVLRSVYRAN, from the coding sequence ATGTCTTCAGTAGTTGTAGTAGGTACGCAATGGGGCGATGAAGGAAAAGGTAAAATTACAGATTTCCTCTCAGAAAATGCAGAAGTGATCGCCCGTTATCAAGGCGGAAATAACGCAGGGCACACAATCAAGTTTGACGGAGTCACATACAAGCTTCACTTAATCCCGTCTGGAATTTTCTATAAGGATAAAACGTGTGTGATCGGAAACGGAATGGTTGTAGATCCGAAAGCATTAGTCACAGAGCTTGCGTATCTTCATGAGCGCAACGTCAGTACAGACAACCTGAGAATCAGCAACAGAGCTCACGTCATTCTGCCGTATCACTTGAAATTGGATGAAGTGGAAGAAGAGCGAAAAGGGGCTAACAAGATCGGCACAACGAAAAAAGGAATCGGCCCTGCTTATATGGATAAAGCAGCCCGCATCGGAATTCGCATCGCGGATCTGTTAGACCGTGACGCGTTTGCGGAGAAGCTTGAACGCAATCTTGAAGAAAAAAACCGCCTGCTCGAGAAAATGTACGAGACAGAAGGGTTTAAAATTGAGGATATCTTAGACGAATATTATGAGTACGGCCAGCAGATTAAAAAATATGTCTGCGATACATCTGTTGTCTTAAATGATGCGCTTGATGATGGGCGCCGCGTGTTATTTGAAGGCGCGCAAGGGGTAATGCTCGATATCGACCAAGGAACATACCCATTTGTTACGTCATCTAACCCGGTTGCCGGCGGTGTCACGATCGGATCTGGCGTCGGCCCGACCAAAATTCAGCACGTTGTCGGTGTATCAAAAGCATATACGACTCGTGTCGGCGACGGTCCTTTCCCGACTGAGCTGAAAGATGAAATCGGCGATCAAATCCGTGAAGTCGGACGGGAGTATGGAACAACAACAGGCCGTCCGCGCCGTGTCGGCTGGTTTGACAGCGTCGTTGTCCGCCACGCCCGCCGTGTGAGCGGAATTACAGATCTTTCTCTGAACTCAATCGACGTTTTAACAGGAATTGAAACGCTGAAAATCTGTGTGGCGTACCGCTACAAAGGCGAAATCATTGAAGAATTCCCGGCAAGCCTTAAAGCACTTGCTGATTGTGAGCCGGTATATGAAGAAATGCCGGGATGGACTGAGGATATCACAGGTGCGAAAAGCTTGAGCGAGCTTCCGGAAAACGCGCGTCACTATCTTGAGCGTGTGTCTCAGCTGACAGGCATTCCGCTTTCTATTTTCTCTGTCGGCCCAGACCGTTCACAGACAAATGTCCTTCGCAGCGTGTACCGTGCGAACTAA